A window of the Planococcus citri chromosome 4, ihPlaCitr1.1, whole genome shotgun sequence genome harbors these coding sequences:
- the LOC135843366 gene encoding uncharacterized protein LOC135843366 gives MHLQMNIINDDILLAILSRKNSDINSIRILDQHLEYNIVRPGSNSWSQVCRLIVLYQIQGKEDHIPSSPKKKTFFLKVPAKSPLYKVIEKLGSYDKEVEMYTKVVPQMYSIENNEYFTPRFYHLDDRISLVLKDLSKSGYKCADRINQLDFEHSSWALKYLAKFHALSVKLHKTIGLSESIKKNPFANLVEDADSTTPDDTSSAFTSQIPMFIDSLPQYLKDQFPHMVSELINLSSPESITKMAQDSANAKFKVLNHGDFWTNNIMFKYHEEKSTIKKVKLIDFQLTSWSSPVKDLIYFTLTSVKFEVYVEYFPQSLNIYLDTLNEVLGRLGCPIYDTESFMEDFQAMYPFALIVLCCVLPLFVSDPDDIIDAGQMCVGDKFQMSGLAKAYEQKYFQRISVKWFEHFARRGSMIGLDL, from the coding sequence ATGCATCTGCAGATGAATATCATCAATGATGATATCCTACTCGCCATCCTGTCTCGTAAAAACAGCGACATCAATTCTATTCGGATACTCGATCAACACCTAGAATACAATATCGTGAGACCAGGCAGCAATTCATGGAGCCAGGTATGTCGACTCATAGTTCTCTATCAAATACAAGGAAAAGAGGATCATATTCCTAGCTCACccaaaaagaaaacttttttcctcAAAGTACCAGCCAAATCTCCTTTATACAAGGTGATCGAAAAACTGGGCAGTTACGATAAAGAGGTCGAAATGTACACCAAAGTCGTACCTCAAATGTATTCCATCGAAAACAACGAATACTTCACACCAAGATTTTACCATCTGGACGATAGAATATCACTGGTGCTGAAAGACCTGAGCAAATCCGGCTACAAATGCGCTGATCGAATCAATCAACTCGACTTCGAGCATTCTTCATGGGCCCTCAAATACCTGGCTAAATTCCACGCTCTATCAGTCAAGCTACACAAAACAATCGGTTTATCGGAATCGATAAAAAAGAATCCTTTTGCAAATTTGGTTGAAGACGCAGACTCAACGACGCCTGACGATACATCTTCAGCTTTCACGTCACAGATTCCAATGTTCATCGACAGTCTACCTCAGTACTTGAAAGATCAATTTCCTCACATGGTCTCAGAGCTGATAAACTTGTCGTCGCCAGAAAGTATCACCAAAATGGCCCAGGATTCGGCCAATGCcaagttcaaagttttgaatcaCGGTGATTTTTGGACGAATAATATCATGTTCAAGTATCACGAAGAAAAAAGCACgattaaaaaagtcaaattgatcgattttcagCTGACTTCGTGGTCTTCTCCGGTCAaagatttgatttattttaccCTGACGAGTGTGAAATTCGAAGTATACGTAGAATATTTCCCTCAGTCTTTGAACATTTATCTGGATACATTGAACGAAGTACTTGGAAGATTGGGGTGTCCGATTTATGATACGGAGAGCTTCATGGAGGATTTTCAAGCGATGTATCCGTTCGCTTTGATTGTGCTGTGTTGTGTGCTGCCTCTTTTTGTATCTGATCCGGATGATATCATCGATGCTGGACAAATGTGTGTGGGTGATAAGTTTCAAATGAGTGGATTGGCCAAAGCGTACGAGCAGAAATATTTTCAGAGGATTTCAGTCAAGTGGTTTGAACATTTCGCTAGACGAGGGTCGATGATTGGATTAGACTTATGA
- the LOC135843365 gene encoding LOW QUALITY PROTEIN: putative NADP-dependent oxidoreductase YfmJ (The sequence of the model RefSeq protein was modified relative to this genomic sequence to represent the inferred CDS: deleted 2 bases in 1 codon), which yields MSPGDRIFGDQVAKVLESKTPDYQVNDLIVGNFGWQTVSIVSPATLHETSGFPAPYKLSDIGGLSPSLGLGVLGMTGNAALFGFLEICEPKPGEIVVVSGAAGAVGSHVAQIAKHIGCIVIGLTGSDKKVNYLLNDLKLDAAFNYKTVDIASSLVKVAPQGIDCYFDNVGGEISRIVMDRMKTKGRVSVCGSISSYNDEPKSSPKNPVLTLPSITAKQLTVQEFLVWNWSDRFSEGIQRNLAWIKEGWLKYPEKIFEGFEKLPEAFIDMLKGGNMGKAVVRV from the exons ATGTCACCAGGTGATAGAATTTTTGGAGATCAAGTAGCAAA AGTTCTCGAAAGCAAAACTCCAGACTACCAAGTGAACGATCTAATTGTGGGAAATTTCGGATGGCAAACTGTATCAATTGTCTCTCCAGCTACGTTACATGAAACTAGCGGATTTCCAGCACCGTATAAATTATCGGATATTGGAGGCCTATCGCCATCTTTGGGGCTAGGCGTTTTAGGAATGACTGG aaATGCGGcgctttttggatttttagaaatttgcgaACCAAAACCAGGAGAAATAGTGGTGGTGAGCGGTGCAGCAGGCGCGGTA GGCAGTCATGTGGCTCAGATAGCCAAACACATAG GTTGTATTGTGATAGGATTAACTGGCAGTGATAAAAAAGTGAACTATCTGCTGAATGACTTAAAACTAGATGCTGCCTTCAATTACAAAACAGTCGACATCGCATCATCTTTAGTGAAAGTAGCCCCTCAAGGAATAGATTGCTATTTTGATAAC GTAGGAGGAGAAATCAGTAGAATTGTAATGGATCGAATGAAAACTAAAGGACGTGTTTCAGTGTGTGGTTCGATTTCATCTTATAATGATGAACccaaaagttcaccaaaaa ATCCTGTACTCACCCTACCTTCAATCACAGCAAAACAACTGACGGTGCAAGAATTTCTCGTATGGAATTGGTCAGATAGATTCAGTGAAGGAATTCAACGAAATCTTGCCTGGATCAAAGAG ggctggctaaaatatcctgaaaaaattttcgaagggtttgaaaaattgcctgAAGCATTTATTGACATGTTGAAAGGCGGAAACATGGGAAAAGCTGTCGTTCGAGTATAA
- the LOC135843493 gene encoding uncharacterized protein LOC135843493 has protein sequence MGDYYDESTDELVEEEESENSDEYDDEDDDYFSDHECKKCKTDDSYEFVTLNPVILSKVPKLQDMASVTVAASLWNHINVAKAVRSVNHRCTKTSIQWITLCSDVIALIAGLPVPDRIADQIDQYVRKMANEITAWVSYHYRTVFLKNGLDKFVYGHVCHIVWHSNGAIDCVQTAKSIMASVRLSDVEKFRFLCVYCLYDDMDKRSSLVDLDNALDYLNFNEDPLIYYWYCYFRNELDKIPPSIVPININMLHHDKVDNWPAKEYFFDRLGYEERAREAIWLIDNHGAVYQKAVLLKLDETQRLHVLMERATQVIVNYAHPRINSRFILQTWFEARNLINKDQFLTVFRELLSAGVENALSTEIWATANDDFKQHVVSANGHEIVRNVLTGWWRIDCDFIFVLLQDSNAVIKQSVTKQEFFNGFCKRLIQNRKFQQLDRLLQFCLPDADDLAQFKKNFVFDSEYYFFNAHCQNLLLKSEFQDLHQFLEFCLPHPVRLLHSRAKVKNYLMFSNPNVFKTHCETLLMSSKFQELSRLLDFCFPYDKDLLQFKMNLVNNSKPNVVETHCERLLMNHEFQELDRLLVFCLPDADDLVKFKKNFVYSSESNLFEAHCEKLLENAEFQKLDQLLEFCLIDAEDLLQFKRNMVDNSKRNSNIKTYCERLLTNGEFQKLNQLLEFCLPDADHLAQCKRNFVYSSESNLFEAHCEKLLVNGDFKEFDQLVKFCLPDVEDFLQFKTNLINNLKRNVINTHCERLLSNGKFQHLDQLLEFCLPDAENFARSKINIVKNSEHVRKTCLEFYSSGDPNGVDNYLEQLLTLYPDAVIQYKKDLITSSHGIDMCVGIMDTEFSILDAVLEHVLKDPISITEFKRTMILSSAAFSKLTDLLLSNRLNAVQMCIDRFLISTDDRSALKKQLIGDITKLMQAVLRNNDESYLLTVLIWWFGNENDVQEFKRTLDLESIFIAMLKDCVFHEYHYYLTYCKFKFGSSNSSDFNALDRFLNWYFQSPGKVKEYKMKVIHSYSKIDMFKTFLRGNRGDMALRTVLEWFFKNDIAEIAKFKKHGGKITTLI, from the exons ATGGGCGATTACTACGACGAAAGTACAGACGAGCTGGTAGAAGAAGAGGAATCTGAAAACAGTGATGAATACGACGATGAAGACGATGATTACTTCAGCGATCACGAGTGCAAAAAGTGCAAAACTGATGACTCTTATG aattcGTCACTTTAAATCCGGTAATTCTATCCAAAGTTCCCAAACTACAGGATATGGCTTCTGTTACGGTCGCAGCCAGTCTATGGAATCACATCAACGTAGCTAAAGCTGTACGCAGTGTAAACCACAGATGTACGAAAACTAGCATCCAATGGATCACTTTATGCAGTGATGTAATCGCATTGATCGCAGGATTACCTGTTCCTGACCGTATCGCCGATCAAATCGATCAATATGTACGAAAAATGGCCAACGAAATAACCGCTTGGGTATCGTATCATTATCGAacggtgtttttgaaaaatggactcGATAAATTCGTCTACGGTCACGTGTGTCATATTGTTTGGCATTCTAACGGTGCTATCGACTGCGTTCAAACTGCAAAAAGTATTATGGCGTCGGTGAGATTGAGCGATGTTGAAAAGTTCAGATTTTTATGCGTTTATTGTTTGTACGATGACATGGATAAAAGGTCTTCGTTGGTAGATTTGGACAATGCTCTCGATTACTTGAACTTTAACGAAGATCCTTTGATTTATTATTGGTATTGTTATTTTAGAAATGAATTGGATAAGATTCCCCCATCAATCGTTCCAATCAATATTAACATGTTACATCACGATAAAGTCGATAATTGGCCAGCCAAAGAGTATTTTTTCGATCGACTTGGATACGAAGAGCGAGCACGAGAAGCTATTTGGCTAATCGACAATCATGGCGCCGTTTACCAGAAAGCAGTACTATTGAAATTGGATGAAACGCAACGTCTGCACGTTCTCATGGAACGAGCAACGCAAGTAATCGTGAATTACGCTCATCCTCGTATCAATTCGAGATTTATTCTTCAGACGTGGTTCGAAGCTAGGAATTTGATTAACAAAGATCAGTTTTTGACTGTATTTCGAGAACTGTTGAGCGCAGGAGTAGAAAATGCCCTTTCGACGGAGATTTGGGCCACTGCTAACGATGATTTCAAACAACACGTAGTCAGTGCTAATGGTCAtgaaattgtcagaaatgtATTAACAGGATGGTGGCGCATCGATTGTGATTTCATATTTGTTTTGTTACAAGATTCCAACGCGGTGATAAAACAATCAGTCAcaaagcaagaatttttcaacggCTTCTGCAAAAGATTAATACAGAATCGTAAATTTCAACAGCTGGATCGACTTCTGCAATTTTGTTTGCCTGATGCGGACGATTTAGCGCAATTTAAGAAGAACTTCGTGTTTGATtcggaatattattttttcaacgctcaCTGCCAAAACTTATTGCTGAAGAGTGAATTTCAAGACCTTCATCAGTTCCTGGAATTCTGTCTTCCCCACCCTGTGAGATTGCTGCATTCAAGAGCGAAAGTCAAGAATTACTTGATGTTTTCGAACCCTAACGTATTCAAAACGCATTGCGAAACATTACTGATGAGCAGTAAATTCCAAGAGTTGAGTAGATTGCTGGATTTTTGTTTTCCCTACGATAAAGATTTGCTGCAGTTTAAAATGaatttggtgaataattcgaaACCTAACGTTGTCGAAACCCATTGCGAAAGGTTATTAATGAACCATGAATTTCAAGAGCTGGATCGATTACTGGTATTTTGTTTGCCTGATGCCgacgatttggtaaaatttaaaaagaacttCGTGTATAGTTCGGAGTCTAATTTGTTCGAAGCCCATTGCGAAAAATTATTGGAGAATGCTGAATTTCAGAAGCTTGATCAACTTCTAGAATTTTGTCTTATCGATGCTGAAGATTTGCTGCAGTTTAAAAGGAACATGGTGGATAATTCGAAACGTAACAGTAATATCAAAACGTATTGCGAACGATTATTAACGAACGGCGAATTTCAAAAGCTTAATCAACTGCTGGAATTTTGTTTGCCTGATGCCGATCATTTGGCACAATGTAAAAGAAACTTCGTGTACAGTTCAGAGTCTAATTTGTTCGAAGCCCATTGCGAAAAATTATTGGTGAACGGTGACTTTAAAGAATTCGATCAGCTGGTTAAATTTTGTCTTCCTGACGTCGAAGATTTTCTGCAGTTTAAAACGAACCTCATTAATAATCTGAAACGTAACGTTATCAATACGCATTGCGAAAGATTATTATCGAATGGTAAATTTCAACACCTTGATCAACTCCTGGAATTTTGTCTGCCTGACGCCGAAAATTTTGCCCGGTCCAAAATaaacattgtgaaaaattcGGAACATGTTAGAAAAACCTGCTTAGAGTTTTATTCCTCAGGTGACCCGAACGGTGTTGATAATTATCTCGAACAACTATTAACCCTGTATCCTGATGCTGTGATCCAGTATAAAAAGGATTTGATAACTTCGTCGCACGGAATCGATATGTGTGTTGGTAtcatggatacagaattttccATCTTGGATGCAGTTTTAGAACACGTTTTAAAAGATCCGATTTCGATTACAGAATTCAAAAGAACGATGATTCTTTCATCTGCGGCCTTTTCTAAACTAACCGATTTATTACTGAGTAATCGTTTAAACGCTGTGCAAATGTGTATTGATCGTTTTCTCATCTCGACTGATGATAGATCCGCGTTGAAGAAGCAATTGATCGGCGATATTACGAAGCTGATGCAGGCAGTATTACGTAATAACGATGAATCGTATCTGCTAACAGTTCTAATTTGGTggtttggaaatgaaaatgacgTGCAAGAGTTCAAACGAACGTTAGACttggaatcaattttcatcGCCATGTTGAAGGATTGCGTTTTTCACGAGTACCACTATTATTTGACGTATTGCAAGTTTAAATTTGGTAGCTCGAACTCGAGCGACTTCAACGCTCTTGATCGGTttttaaattggtattttcagTCGCCGGGTAAAGTGAAAGAGTATAAAATGAAGGTTATTCATTCGTACTCGAAAATAGATATGTTTAAAACATTCTTGCGAGGGAATCGAGGCGATATGGCGTTGAGAACGGTCTTAGAATGgttctttaaaaatgatatcGCCGAAATTGCTAAGTTCAAAAAGCATGGTGGTAAAATTACTACCTTAATTTAG